A single genomic interval of Orcinus orca chromosome 19, mOrcOrc1.1, whole genome shotgun sequence harbors:
- the GJD3 gene encoding gap junction delta-3 protein, with protein sequence MGEWAFLGSLLDAVQLQSPLVGRLWLVVMLIFRILVLATVGGAVFEDEQEEFVCNTLQPGCRQTCYDRAFPVSHYRFWLFHILLLSAPPVLFVIYSVHRASKEPGGAAGGAGSLGTPGRPGGRRARRCYLLSVALRLLAELAFLAGQALLYGFRVAPHFVCAGAPCPHTVDCFVSRPTEKTVFVIFYFAVGLLSALLSVAELGHLLWKGRPRAGHGLQEAERDNRCNRAHEEAQQLLPPPPPALPARHPGPDPYAPPSYAHRAPTCDSEGGSGRSKASLATVRQDLAI encoded by the coding sequence ATGGGGGAGTGGGCGTTCCTCGGCTCGCTGCTGGACGCCGTGCAGCTGCAGTCGCCGCTCGTGGGCCGCCTGTGGCTGGTGGTCATGCTGATCTTCCGCATCCTGGTGCTGGCCACGGTGGGCGGCGCCGTGTTCGAGGACGAGCAGGAGGAGTTCGTGTGCAACACGCTGCAGCCGGGCTGTCGCCAGACCTGCTACGACCGCGCCTTCCCCGTCTCCCACTACCGCTTCTGGCTCTTCCACATCCTGCTGCTGTCGGCGCCCCCGGTGCTCTTCGTCATCTACTCTGTGCACCGGGCCAGCAAGGAGCCGGGCGGCGCGGCCGGCGGGGCAGGGTCGCTGGGGACCCCGGGGCGCCCGGGGGGCCGCCGCGCGCGCCGCTGCTACCTGCTGAGCGTGGCGCTGCGCCTGCTGGCCGAGCTGGCCTTCCTGGCGGGCCAGGCGTTGCTCTACGGCTTCCGCGTGGCCCCGCACTTCGTGTGCGCCGGTGCCCCGTGCCCACACACGGTGGACTGCTTCGTGAGCCGGCCCACCGAAAAGACCGTCTTCGTGATCTTCTACTTCGCCGTGGGGCTGCTCTCGGCGCTGCTCAGCGTGGCCGAGCTGGGACACCTGCTCTGGAAGGGCCGCCCGCGCGCCGGCCACGGTCTCCAGGAGGCCGAGCGCGACAACCGCTGCAACCGCGCGCACGAGGAGGCGCAGCAGCTGCTCCCACCGCCGCCGCCCGCCCTGCCCGCCAGGCACCCGGGCCCCGACCCCTACGCCCCGCCATCCTATGCTCACCGGGCGCCGACCTGCGACAGCGAGGGCGGCAGCGGCCGCAGCAAGGCATCGCTGGCCACCGTCCGCCAGGACCTGGCCATCTAG